In Vanessa cardui chromosome 24, ilVanCard2.1, whole genome shotgun sequence, the genomic window attttttaataaagtttattaacctctatgattttttttctcattcaGAGGAGGAAGTGTCTTATGCATTTTATTAACAGTTtaactacataaatattaacatatgttCATCCGTCTCTCCATATTGTACCAAAGCTCCTATAGGTGTAAAATAAACAActcaatttgtaaatatattgtgtccttcaaaattataatatttgtatataacagAGTTGcttgaatttattattgatagtaGATTATTCAAACAAAGTTAGGAAGAGATTGTattggaattttattttatttatttgtaaattgattTGTGTATATAGTAGTTTTGTATTGTGTAGCAATTTGacattaacttttaataatttaacttttaataaaagatCACATGTTCAAATCTGGCTgcaaaattttatgtatttcatgCATTCATTCCAATCTCTACCTAttgttactatttaaaaaaaaaatagattgtcTCTTTATTATAGTCTGTGCTGTTGTTAATTCATATGTTTTTTACCTTAAATGATTTCAGGCATTTCAAATGAAGAGATGCCTGGACAAGTCCAAGTTGATGGATGCCCTGAAGCATGCCTCAACCATGCTGGGCGAGCTGAGGACATCACTGCTTTCACCGAAAAGTTACTACGAGTTGTGTATCCTTTTAAAAGTATTTGCTTAAAAGCTTTTTTAGGTtaaatctactttctgaaccggttcAATACTATAACATAATTTGAAAGTACTCTTATGGATATATTTCTATAgcaattgatttgattttaaatattttctttaaaactactcCTACAATGCTCTGAAATTTAACTATGCCTTACATTGCTCAAGCATCAAAAACCAACTTTAAGAAgtatgttatgacccttgtgcttgtagttacactggctcattcacccttcaaactggagcACAATACTGAGTGCAGATTGGcagtagaataaatgatgagtatGATGACTGGTGATACCTACTCAGGTGGCCTTGCATGAAGTCTTACCTCGGGGTAAAGAACTCATTTAATTGTATCTAGATAAATGGGATTCTTgtcaaaaaaaatttacatacaactaattgaattagCATTTGTCAAGActtgttaaatgtaaaattacatacattttcaaatatatatttatatcaagacaagatacatatatgtatgttctcATATGTTCTCTGTTCCACTGAAATAACACAAGTATGTTAATAATTAGACActgtatttaaagaaatatagacTTAACAATGGTTCAGACATGGCAATAACGGATGAGCTACGACATCTAGAGCTGTATCTGCTGGAGGAGTTTCAGAAAGGGCGTAAAGTGGCAGATCTCTATGAACTGGTCCAATATGCTGGCAACATTGTACCGAGGCTGTACCTCCTGATCACTGTTGGACTTGTTTACATAAAGACTAACACAAATTTAAGAAGAGATTTGTTAAAGGTAAGTTATCTTATcatgtttatttgttactagTTGGAGCCATCGCTATTGCCTGCCGagttgtattgttttttgaaatgATGATGACTTATCAGTGTCGTTTGATTTCAGTAAACAATGTATATGTCGCTGAGCTAAGCTCAATCTATCTGTAAAAACCGCAATAAAAACAGTTCTGTAGTTTTGGAGATAATCAGGCTACATAAAGTCTACCAGCAATTCTTTTTTTCTTGTATACAGACAAAAATCTCCTGTTTCTTTGTTggtgattgttttttattctcAACAAATTTTCACGAAAAAGCCAGCCTCCGAAAGTTATGATGGATCCTGATTTTATCGATATCCCTGATAACGTGTTCgcaatatttaatttcgatCGGTTGAGTAGTTAGGCGTGAGGCGCATCACTACGATTATTAATTGTCCCAACAAACTTTACTTTCCAGCTAACTTCGACCTTGGCGGACGATTTCATatgtttagtttataaataattaagattttttctgTTACAGGATCTGGTAGAGATGTGTCGTGGTGTGCAGCATCCGTTGCGCGGTCTTTTCCTGAGGAACTATCTGTTGCAGTGCACTAGGAACGTGCTCCCGGATACTACCGAAGCTGCGAATGAAAATGAGGGCACTGtgagtattgttattatattgcaTAATAATGTACCATCATTATTCAACATGGCTTTTGGTTACTGGCCCCCATAAAAATTGGCGCAGTACGAAACATTGACCAGTACTTACATAGCCCATGTGCTACCGactatgggaactaagattttatgtgccttgtgcctttatcaaccgacttccaaaaggaggatgttatcaattcgtctgtatttttttttttttttttttatttttgttacctcataacttttcactgggtggaccgattttgacaattttttttttgtttgaaaggtagtgcttcccgtggggtcccatttttttttatttttttccgatgatggtatccatatgaaaacgacataagtcttaaatttccactatgtatatgcgcgacaaataggtgaataactgaaaatcacgttaaccaattttgataattctttttttattataaaaaatatacttcaagggtaatttggtgaaagtttggtaaggttctgagcacaggatccatgacaaagtagcggaacggaagggaacggaacaattctgaggagcacgttagcgatactcagtcgaatcttttatttataggttatttggatatttgagtcaccttccgtaatgtggttatgtttatgtaattatcattgtcgaatattataatcaactagctacccaccccggcttcgcacgggtgcaatactgatacaaaatatactacagaatttgtttatttacgacatcacatcgcaaacttctaaaattatcagtgtttctttactatattgttcatgtattatatacacaaaccttccccttgaatcacactatcttttaaaaaaaaccgcatcaaaatccgttgcgtagatttaaagatatagggacagagaaagcgactttggtttatactatgtagtgatggaactcctatacggctcgcagttagggtgcgatatggggcagaatttcttactatctttaatcaaattttgtgtatgtgatgtgatgtcatatgatgtacgaaatatagttggtctttttcaaagtttttttgctgagttcgattacagctcttttgagggatccttgtagtttacgccgcgtgacgtattaaatccgcattttcgaaagtctatttttgctttattcgcaagtttctcTTTGAAATTGTCATCGAAGTAGTttttgactcatataaacggaacgcttgatctatctatattaaaaaaaaattagttagtcaacatcagcttcgcttaaaatcaaaaaataaataaaaattttaacaaaaagaaaaaccgacttcaaacaaaacactattttaaaacaaatgaatatgcatattttttagagtcttcctaagttaaatgaaatgaaaaatattagactacttaaaagtcgattaacgattatataatgtagttataattattgttatatttggagtcggtgtcggttctttttgttaaaatttttatttgttcacaacagtacaaagtattgctgtttagtggtagaatatctgatgagtggtacctacccagagagGCTTACACAAAACTGTCACTAAGTATAAGCATAGCAACCACTTAATGCTGATTTTAAGTGAGTAAGAGAGTGATACTTCCTCAGGCCTGCCAGTTCATTCGGCTGCATCCCAAAggtatacagtgtggcattTCCACTGAAAACTTGAAACATGAATGTGGAAGAATTGCCAGGGCATAATGAAGTAACTTTGCTGATCTGCTCTCCTCTCTCCGGAATATGAAGAAGGTTGCTtagcatataattatattacttaaatttatttttcaggttCGCGATGccattgattttgttttgatgAATTTCGCGGAAATGAACAAGCTCTGGGTTAGAATGCAGCATCAAGGTCATTCAaggtattataattaatcaatcatacaataaaattgtccAACAAAACACAACAAGACTAATTATCATATCACTTACCGCGAAACAGCGGTAGattatttgatgagtgggtctACGTAGACGaggttgcacaaagccccaccaaaTATAACGGTGTCCTAGTGACCTTTCTTTCAATTTCTTATCATCtttcgttataattaaatataattattgtttacgaCACAAACTTGGAGCAGCTTATGCATAGTTCTTTGTTGAGAACCCCCCCCGCCCCATTGAATCGAGATTTATCCTATGCTCCCATATCTAAGACTGAGTTATTTTAGTCTGATGGTTGGTCAGAACAAACAATCTCATGTCTACAAGTGTAAGAGTATTTATGGGTAGACCATACCGAGATGGCATTTGCtaatttgaagtttttttttttttttaaatctttatttgaaaagaggCTTTAGTCGCTGAGCGACTATGTCAGCCCCATCGTTCTAATTTACAAATCactgacttcttatcttaattaatttgattatcatAGAGTACACACTAATGGCCAATTTGGATGAAGGATtagacaaaatcaaaatttgaaGTTATTTTTGTCATTCAAGGGATAAAGAGCGTCGTGAACGCGAACGTTCGGAGCTCCGGATCCTCGTTGGCACGAATCTGGTTCGCCTGTCGCAGCTGGAGTCTGTGGGCGAGCTGGACTACCGACGTCTCGTGCTGCCCGGCATCCTGGAACAGGTGGTCAGCTGTCGTGACGCCATCGCTCAGGAGTACCTCATGGAGTGCATAATACAGGTATAGTTAAGCGGGCAGCTGTTAATGTGGAATCATTTTTAACCCCCGTtgcaaaaagaggggtgttataagtttgacgtgtctgtctgtctgtctgtctgtggcatcttAGCTtccgaacgaatgaaccgatttaaATTTTTCCTGGTATACCTATGCATTAAATCATAAAAGCTACCTCATGGAGTGCATAATACAGGTATATTTAAGCGGGCATCAGTTAATGTGGAATCATTTTTAACCCCCGTTGCAAAAAGAGGgttgttataagtttgacgtgtctgtctgtctgtctgtggcatcttAGCTtccgaacgaatgaaccgatttcaatttttCCTGGTATACCTATGCATTAAATCATAAAAgcttcacttttttttaaaaaagtttcagTACAAAACACTAAAGCTCTATTACCAAGGATAAGAAAACAGTGTTAGTTTTAATATGGTATCAACTTTTTGCTTGAAAAAACATGTAGTTTTGAGTTTCTTGTgtctatatatatagtttatggCATTGTTAGGCATACATGCAAATAGGTCGTCTGATGTTAAGTAGTCTCCACTGCCAATACATTGCCAATGCGAAACAAACATTGGCAACTAAAATTGCTATGCCCTTTGGCTCTATAGTTAAACTGTGCCTAAGCATTGTACCCTTCAACCTGGAACAAATGATTCTAAGTATCATTAAAAGGccatagaatatatgatgagcaggcagggccgtatttaggggagggcaaccggggcaactgccctggggcttccacattagtggggggcacagttttcagcaagttaacaaatataaatataataatgttattatttaatattttaagagttaccgatacaagtaaaaaaatcattgcttactgattgaaatgaaaaaagtaattaattcatgataataaaattattaggttgttcacgcttctgtttgtctagggcccccactgctttgtggcccgggggccttcagacctttaaatccgactctgtgaGCAGGTGTTACGAAgctacaaagccctaccaccaagtgatgaCAACATTTTTGGTATATCTGGACTAATAGATCttgagattatatttttattatttaaaggttTTCCCCGACGAATTCCACCTGGCGAATCTGCAACCTTTCCTCAAATCTTGTGCGGAGTTACAACCTGGCGTCAACATCAAGAACATTATAATCGCGCTTATTGAAAGATTGGCGGCCTACAGTCAGGTAAAGTAACAATAATTatgacatataaattaatttataactattcCAAGTGAAATTAATGCTTATATTTGTGtatgtcataataaaatttttagaattCAAATTGTACTTCAATTCATAAGTTTTGATAGTTTATGgtcatttttttttggttagtttaatgtgtttataatttaattaagattgtATCGTTAATgagtcgatatggcccagtggttagaacgcgtgcatcttaaccgatgattgcgggttcaaacccaggcaaacaccgctgattcatgtgcttaatttgtctttataattcatctcgtactcagcggtgaaggaaaacatcgtgaggaaacctgcatgtgacaaatttcatagaaattctgccacatgtgtattccaccaacccgcattggaacagcgtggtggaatatgttccaaaccttctcctcaaagggtgaggaggcctttagcccggcagtgggaatttacaggctgttgttgttgtttgttgtatcgttatattaagaggttattattttcttacagaGAAATGAAGGCAATGTAAATCTGAGTGTAGTTCTGGAAGATGGTAATGAACAGGAGGTCCAATTGTTTGAAGTTTTCTCTGACCAGGTAGCTGCAATAACTCAGGTAAGTCTTTTTCaagattatttctttgtttagactaatttttaaatcttaaaccTGCAAGAATGTTATATAACaagtattcttaatttttactGACATATTTAATGTCTAGCGTCGAATCCTGTACCTAACagaatagtataaaaaatataaatatataattttagagaACTCCAGTAAATTTCaatatgttttacaaaaacatgctttttaaaataacctattatatataaacctataataaataaaaataaatttaataataagtaaatatggtACCAGTTTGCCCATCTTAGTAGTCATTTCGAAAACTGatcaaaactatatttattttataactacacTTGGTCTAGTGTAAATTTCATAATGAAATGTTCACCGAAAAAAaattctatgtaaataaaatacagattataaatatatttcaaaaaaggtCACCTGTTTTGTCCAGCTGTGGAATATTTACGGActactatagtacgacacaacttagatgtagcatcggcaaaatttgtaaaaccgatcacatccgaattaagtacgctctctTATGtgaaatatgatctttacacaaacgtaataacatgtaatatcatatgacctaatatattcctcaatttgacacgtcgatttacatgcacttgctatatcgggttgaactgacgcgagaatctatagcgacgaatagcgttgaatggcgcgatagggcgctatttctattggttgggtaaatcggcaataatcggttttgttgaattgccgatgctacatataagttgtgtcgtactatactgtatttactttattgttttaattacaagtaCTCAAACATTTTGATTGTTAACATCTTCAGAGTCGCACGGACATGCTACCGGAAGACATGTTGGCGTTGCAGCTGGCCTTGTTGAAGCTGGCCCAGCGCTGCCACCCGGACAAGCTGTCCTACGTCAACCGGGTCCTCGCGCACACGGACAGGATCTGCGCTGACATCTACCAGAGCAGGTGCGTGGAGGTCTAAATCGCGCTTACATTTCGTTCTAGCGCGTGTATATAtaaccgtaagattacaaaattcgttagatgacagttgagatggcccagtggttagaacgcgtgcatcttaaccgatgattgcgggttcaaacccaggcaagcaccactatgtatatttgtatatatatatatatatatatgtgtgcttaatttatgtttttaattcatctcctgctcggtggtgaaggaaaacatcgtgaggaaacctgcatgtgtgatgtgacaaattttcatagaaattctgccacatgtgtattccaccaacctgcattggaacagcgtggtggaatatgttccaaaccctctttttaatggaagaggaggccttacgtcaacagtgggaaatgtgCAGGCAGGGAAatgtactttacttttactttactagtattattgtgtttaataataattttcattttcaacagTGGTAAGCCATATCTGGAACACAACACTCCAGTCTTCAAGGAACTGATGAAGATCCTCAAGCTGCCCGCCGACCATTACAAGAATATCCTGACGCTGATCAAGCTCCAGAACTATGCACCATTGATCAGCCGGCTCAACCAGATCGGGAGGATGATGATCGCTGTTCACCTCGTCAACGATGTCCTGGAAAGTGATACTACTGTCTCCACACCGGAAGACGTGAGTgatattagttaatataataatatagtataaaacaaagtcgcttactgctgtctgtctacaagtatgcttagatctttaatattgctcaaaggattttgatgcggtttttttaatagataaagtgattggaaaagttttgtatatatatataacggagcagcatgtccgagcccgtttttaaaaaacatgacgtcagctgacgtcacgagtgtcacgTTTATATAAGGCGGTCCGATctctccgacggctcgaccaagcctgtcgataccggcgggcgctttgtcttttataacaaaaataggtgtgtagacttattcactcaacataacacctgtttacaaacactaaaatatttcagactaattaaacatttcaaaattcactaaaaaatattcatttaacaattaaacagttttaaattattaaaatagtcatttctggacacgtgtttttcttatatttgtggTTTCACGCCGACAtatacatggacagtatagtaaagaaacaagaaaaaattcttattacatttagtattagcattgcacccggctatttgttatatcaaaataaccacttattactaaatgcatatgtatgtatacacggtacatatatcaaaataacattttctacaatatttttttgtctgtttctgtctctatctttttaatgataataattgttcTAATCTATGGAAcagctagaccgattttgaaggaACTTTCACTAGCAATATACAAAATCTTTGTACAAAAATTggctttattgttattattatttttatttaaatattggctTCTGTTTGgacaatgtatttttcttttattaattacttttgtataagctgtggattttgttacaaataaataaaaaaaaaaaatgtgtccgGTAGTATTAGCTTGTTCAAGTGTCTGGTTCCTTAATCAAGTGTTCTCCAGGTGGAGTCAGTGTTGTCGATGCTGGACGTGTTGGTGCGAGACCAACCCGACCACACACCAGATACAGACCACGATGACTTCATGGAGGAGCAGGGTCTACTGGCCAGGTAGGTTTCCTGCACGGGACCGTAAAATGCAAATATGATTTCcgatttctatataatattggtAGGTTTTACCAATTAATCATTTGTGTctcttgacgacctccgtggtcgagtggtgtttatatcggttttcatgcgtacgccactctgaggtcccgggttcgattcccggccgagtcgatgtagaaggtttattaattttctacgtcgtcttgggtctgcgtGTTGGTGGTACCttggttacttctgattttccataacacaagtgctttagctacttacattgggatcaaagtaatgtatgtgatgttttccaatatttatttacaccgTCCATAGCGTCTAAGCTGTTATATCCCTCACTCACAGGCGTGTTTGATGTTTGGTTATGTTGCTACTAGTGGtataatgttcatttttttttatatatatttaaaaaacaacatccacaggctcgcagatgcccgtgccttttttacatttatatattcaattacattttggcgttttatatttatactaaacatcagcagatcttcgctggaaatcatttttgtcgtcatcttgggagacgtggacaacactgatttatttattcattttttaaataatatatacgtaatttatctattgagctgagatggcccagtggtcagaacgcgtacatcttaaccgatgattgcgggttcaaacccaggcaagcaccactatatatatgtgcttaattgtgtttataattcatctcatgctcggcggtgaaggaaaacatcgtgaggaaacctgcatgtgacaaacttcatagaaattctgtcacatgtgtattccaccaacccgcattggaacagcgtggtggaatatgttccaaaccctctccttaatggaagaggaggccttatctcagcagtgggaaatgtacaggctgttactttactttactttacttttacgtaatctataataaataatatataaataaatagtggtATAATGTTGTATGTCCTCGTGTTACAGGCTGATCCACCACTTCAAGTCTGACAGCGCGGACCAGCAGTACCTGATCCTGAGCGCGGCGCGCAAGGCGCTGCAGGCGGGCGGCGCCAAGCGCATCCAGCACTCGTTCCCGCCCATCGTTTTCCACGCCTACCGCCTCGCTTTCACCTACAAGGAGCTCAAGGACCAGGTATGGACCATGTGACCATGTATCTATGTTATATTTCACAATTGGAACGATTTCTGCTACAGTGACTATTAAGTATGGACCATGCATCTGTGTGTTTCGCAATCGGAATGATTTCTGCTACAGTGACTATTAAGTATGGACCATGCATCTGTGTGTTTCACAATCGAAATGATTTCTGCTACAGTGACTATTAAGTATGGACCATGCATCTGTGTGTTTCACAATCGAAATGATTTCTGCTACAGTGACTATTAAGTATGGCCCATGCATCTGTGTGTTTTACAATCGAAATGATTTCTGCTACAGTGACTATTAAGTATGGACCATGCATCTGTGTGTTTCGCAATCGGAATGATTTCTGCTACAGTGACTATTAAGTATGGCCCATGCATCTGTGTGTTTTACAATCGAAATGATTTCTGCTACAGTGACTATTAAGTATGGACCATGCATCTgtgttatatttcataattgaaACGATTTCTGCTACAGGGGTCAATCTCAAGAGAGGTTGgacaaaaataaagtaactgTATGTGTTCAGATTTGTGAATGTGCACTGCAGAAGATTTAGAGCTGGCAGAATCATCTAGTGGAAAGCCTTGAATTTAATTAGAATCctttattacataaaagtatACCCGAAAAGAACTGGCAAAAGAAACtcgctgttttttttatacttgtatttgcaatgataaattatatatttctgtttGTGTGCTGTCATCTCTGAAGTGTTAAATGTATCATTTAACACACATCCTTTAATATTTTCCTTGGGTTCAAATACCAGAAAATT contains:
- the LOC124539982 gene encoding vacuolar protein sorting-associated protein 35 isoform X1, translated to MERLDNPFLYIWSNAQMTNQASPVEEQEKLLDDALNVVKVQAFQMKRCLDKSKLMDALKHASTMLGELRTSLLSPKSYYELYMAITDELRHLELYLLEEFQKGRKVADLYELVQYAGNIVPRLYLLITVGLVYIKTNTNLRRDLLKDLVEMCRGVQHPLRGLFLRNYLLQCTRNVLPDTTEAANENEGTVRDAIDFVLMNFAEMNKLWVRMQHQGHSRDKERRERERSELRILVGTNLVRLSQLESVGELDYRRLVLPGILEQVVSCRDAIAQEYLMECIIQVFPDEFHLANLQPFLKSCAELQPGVNIKNIIIALIERLAAYSQRNEGNVNLSVVLEDGNEQEVQLFEVFSDQVAAITQSRTDMLPEDMLALQLALLKLAQRCHPDKLSYVNRVLAHTDRICADIYQSSGKPYLEHNTPVFKELMKILKLPADHYKNILTLIKLQNYAPLISRLNQIGRMMIAVHLVNDVLESDTTVSTPEDVESVLSMLDVLVRDQPDHTPDTDHDDFMEEQGLLARLIHHFKSDSADQQYLILSAARKALQAGGAKRIQHSFPPIVFHAYRLAFTYKELKDQDEMWEKKCQKIFQFCHQTISLLVKAELAELPLRLYLQGALAISEIGFANHETIAYEYLSQAFSLYEDEISDSKAQLAAITLIIATFEQINCFGAENAEPMRTACALAASKLLKKPDQSRAVALCAHLFWKARKDGRQWPLNEAARALDCLKKAARVAQQCMDGGVQAQLLAELLGRYALLRERGNDCLTTALIDAIIQKIREELGNLDQSEEVEQITKHFHNTLQHIKNRMECPDPDGLGYEGLVLS
- the LOC124539982 gene encoding vacuolar protein sorting-associated protein 35 isoform X2, with translation MTNQASPVEEQEKLLDDALNVVKVQAFQMKRCLDKSKLMDALKHASTMLGELRTSLLSPKSYYELYMAITDELRHLELYLLEEFQKGRKVADLYELVQYAGNIVPRLYLLITVGLVYIKTNTNLRRDLLKDLVEMCRGVQHPLRGLFLRNYLLQCTRNVLPDTTEAANENEGTVRDAIDFVLMNFAEMNKLWVRMQHQGHSRDKERRERERSELRILVGTNLVRLSQLESVGELDYRRLVLPGILEQVVSCRDAIAQEYLMECIIQVFPDEFHLANLQPFLKSCAELQPGVNIKNIIIALIERLAAYSQRNEGNVNLSVVLEDGNEQEVQLFEVFSDQVAAITQSRTDMLPEDMLALQLALLKLAQRCHPDKLSYVNRVLAHTDRICADIYQSSGKPYLEHNTPVFKELMKILKLPADHYKNILTLIKLQNYAPLISRLNQIGRMMIAVHLVNDVLESDTTVSTPEDVESVLSMLDVLVRDQPDHTPDTDHDDFMEEQGLLARLIHHFKSDSADQQYLILSAARKALQAGGAKRIQHSFPPIVFHAYRLAFTYKELKDQDEMWEKKCQKIFQFCHQTISLLVKAELAELPLRLYLQGALAISEIGFANHETIAYEYLSQAFSLYEDEISDSKAQLAAITLIIATFEQINCFGAENAEPMRTACALAASKLLKKPDQSRAVALCAHLFWKARKDGRQWPLNEAARALDCLKKAARVAQQCMDGGVQAQLLAELLGRYALLRERGNDCLTTALIDAIIQKIREELGNLDQSEEVEQITKHFHNTLQHIKNRMECPDPDGLGYEGLVLS